The Vitis vinifera cultivar Pinot Noir 40024 chromosome 12, ASM3070453v1 genome has a segment encoding these proteins:
- the LOC100245876 gene encoding receptor like protein 27 — translation MGSALYVFMFVRFLLFLSSFYLMVTNSSSSMHRPLCHDSEGSALLQFKQSFLIDEHASGNPSAYPKVAMWKSHGEGEREGSDCCSWDGVECDRETGHVIGLHLASSCLYGSINSSSTLFSLVHLQRLDLSDNDFNYSEIPFGVGQLSRLRSLDLSFSGFSGQIPSELLALSKLVFLDLSANPKLQLQKPGLRNLVQNLTHLKKLHLSQLPSLQYLTVRDNLDLISYLPEFQETSPLKMLDLAGTSFSDNQLSGQIPSSLFELVNLQGLYLLSNYLNGTVELQLLSKLKNLIYLQLSDNRLSFLSYTRTNATLPKFKHLGLGSCNLTEFPDFLQNQHELEIITLSENKIHGPIPKWVWNISKETLVTLELSENFLTGFDQRPFVLPWSKLHTLRLDSNMLQGPLPVPPPSTVEYLVSGNKLTGEISPLICNMTSLELLDLSSNNLSGRIPQCLANFSRSLFVLDLGSNSLDGPIPEICTVSHNLNVIDLGDNQFQGQIPRSLVNCTMLEHLVLGNNKINDIFPFWLGALPQLQVLILRSNRFHGAIGSWHTNFRFPKLRIIDLSDNEFIGDLPSEYFQNWDAMKLTDIASGLRYMQISPMIDLKNNVMITGYMYSMTMTNKGMQRFYERILDTFMAIDFSGNNFKGQIPTSIGSLKGIHLLNLGGNDLTGHIPSSLGNLTQLESLDLSQNKLSGEIPWQLTRLTFLEFFNVSHNHLTGHIPQGKQFATFENASFDGNLGLCGSPLSRECGSSEALPPTSSSSKQGSTTKFDWKIVLMGYGSGLLIGVSIGYCLTSWKHEWFVKTIGKRQRKWTRKEGRGQRG, via the exons ATGGGCTCAGCTTTGTATGTCTTCATGTTTGTGCGCTTTCTCCTTTTCCTCTCATCTTTTTATCTAATGGTTACTAACTCTTCCTCATCCATGCATCGACCACTTTGCCATGATAGTGAGGGCTCTGCCTTACTTCAGTTCAAGCAAAGCTTTTTGATTGATGAGCATGCCTCTGGTAATCCTTCTGCTTATCCAAAAGTTGCAATGTGGAAATCCCATGGAGAAGGAGAAAGAGAAGGAAGCGATTGCTGCTCTTGGGATGGTGTTGAGTGTGATAGGGAGACTGGTCATGTGATCGGCCTTCACCTTGCCAGCAGTTGTCTCTATGGTTCTATCAACTCCAGCAGCACCCTCTTCAGTCTTGTTCATCTCCAGAGGCTTGACCTCTCTGATAATGATTTCAATTACTCTGAGATCCCATTTGGTGTTGGTCAGCTTTCAAGGCTTAGGAGTCTCGATCTTTCTTTTTCTGGATTCTCTGGCCAAATCCCATCGGAACTCTTAGCACTGTCCAAATTGGTTTTCCTTGATCTCTCGGCAAACCCAAAGTTGCAGCTCCAAAAGCCTGGCTTGAGAAATCTGGTTCAGAACTTAACTCACTTAAAGAAGCTTCATCTAAGTCAG ttACCAAGCCTACAGTATCTTACTGTGAGGGACAATCTGGATCTGATTAGTTATTTGCCGGAATTTCAGGAAACCAGCCCCTTAAAAATGTTGGATCTTGCTGGTACAAGTTTTTCTG ATAATCAATTGAGTGGTCAGATCCCAAGTTCATTATTTGAACTGGTTAATCTTCAAGGTCTTTATCTACTTTCCAATTACTTGAATGGAACTGTGGAACTCCAACTGTTATCTAAGCTCAAAAATCTCATTTATCTCCAATTATCAGACAACAGGTTATCATTTCTTAGTTACACCAGAACCAATGCTACTCTCCCTAAATTCAAGCATTTAGGATTGGGTTCATGCAATTTAACTGAGTTTCCTGATTTCCTGCAGAACCAACATGAATTGGAGATTATCACCCTTTCTGAAAACAAAATTCATGGTCCAATTCCCAAGTGGGTGTGGAACATAAGCAAAGAAACCCTAGTGACTCTAGAACTTTCTGAAAACTTTTTAACAGGCTTTGACCAACGTCCATTTGTGCTTCCATGGTCCAAGTTACACACTTTACGGCTTGATTCTAACATGCTGCAAGGTCCACTTCCAGTTCCACCACCATCAACCGTTGAATATTTAGTCTCTGGAAATAAACTGACAGGAGAAATTTCGCCACTTATTTGCAACATGACTTCTCTTGAGTTACTTGATTTGTCTAGTAACAATTTGAGTGGTAGGATTCCTCAATGTCTAGCCAACTTCAGCAGATCTCTGTTTGTATTGGACCTGGGAAGCAACAGCCTTGATGGCCCCATTCCTGAAATATGCACGGTGTCTCATAATTTGAATGTGATTGATTTAGGTGACAATCAATTCCAAGGCCAAATACCGAGATCATTGGTCAATTGCACGATGCTTGAGCACCTTGTTCTCGGAAACAATAAAATCAATGATATTTTCCCTTTCTGGTTAGGAGCTCTTCCACAACTACAGGTTCTTATTTTGAGATCCAACAGATTCCATGGTGCAATAGGAAGCTGGCACACTAATTTCAGGTTTCCCAAGTTGCGCATCATCGACCTCTCTGACAATGAGTTTATAGGTGATTTGCCATCAGAGTATTTCCAAAATTGGGATGCCATGAAGCTTACAGATATTGCAAGCGGCCTTAGGTACATGCAGATAAGCCCAATGATTGACTTGAAAAATAATGTGATGATTACTGGTTACATGTACTCAATGACAATGACAAACAAAGGCATGCAGAGGTTTTATGAGAGGATCCTTGATACTTTCATGGCAATTGATTTCTCAGGCAACAATTTCAAAGGACAGATTCCAACCTCCATTGGAAGCCTCAAGGGGATTCATTTGCTCAACCTTGGAGGCAATGATCTTACTGGCCATATCCCATCCTCCCTGGGGAACCTAACACAGCTGGAGTCATTGGATCTTTCCCAGAACAAGCTCTCAGGAGAGATCCCTTGGCAATTAACAAGGCTAACATTCCTTGAGTTCTTCAATGTGTCTCATAATCATCTTACTGGGCATATACCACAAGGAAAACAATTTGCAACATTTGAAAATGCTTCATTTGATGGGAACCTGGGATTGTGTGGAAGTCCTTTGTCAAGGGAATGTGGAAGTTCCGAGGCATTACCACCAACATCTTCATCCTCCAAACAAGGTTCAACTACTAAATTTGATTGGAAAATTGTATTAATGGGATATGGAAGTGGGCTACTAATCGGAGTTTCAATTGGGTATTGCTTGACCTCATGGAAACATGAGTGGTTCGTGAAAACCATTGGAAAGCGGCAAAGAAAATGGACAAGGAAAGAAGGAAGGGGGCAGAGAGGCTAA